In Natronococcus occultus SP4, the following proteins share a genomic window:
- a CDS encoding Gfo/Idh/MocA family protein, giving the protein MTLEVGVLGYRFMGKAHANALARLPMFFPDAPDVERKVLVGRDEEALSEAADQLGFAETATDWRDVVDDVDVFYNLGPNHVHAEPSIAALEAGTPVFCEKPLAPTLEEAEKMADAARDAGVPNGCAFNYRFVPAIRYAKRLIDDGEIGEIRHVRGRYLQDWLVDPEAPWAWRLDEEMAGSGVLGDLGAHTVDLVRFLVGDDQHAGDIERLSGHLRTFVDERPVGETPEESRGDGEAVETRPVTVDDAYSAQLEFANGAMGTLEATRYATGHKNDHTIEIQGSEGSLRFSLERLNELEVLRRGENRGYETILVTDADDPYVDHWWPPGHVIGWEHTFVHENYELLSAVESGEEFEPSFEDGLAAQRVLAAIEDSDERGEWVELE; this is encoded by the coding sequence ATGACCCTCGAAGTCGGCGTACTCGGCTACCGGTTCATGGGGAAAGCCCACGCGAACGCACTGGCGCGGCTGCCGATGTTCTTCCCGGACGCCCCGGACGTCGAGCGCAAGGTCCTCGTCGGCCGCGACGAGGAGGCGCTCTCGGAGGCCGCGGATCAGCTTGGGTTCGCGGAGACGGCGACCGACTGGCGCGACGTCGTCGACGACGTCGACGTCTTCTACAATCTCGGGCCGAACCACGTCCACGCCGAGCCGTCGATCGCCGCCCTCGAGGCCGGGACGCCGGTCTTCTGCGAGAAGCCGCTGGCGCCGACCCTCGAAGAGGCCGAGAAGATGGCCGACGCCGCACGCGACGCTGGCGTTCCCAACGGCTGTGCCTTCAACTACCGGTTCGTGCCGGCGATCCGGTACGCCAAGCGACTGATCGACGACGGCGAGATCGGCGAGATCCGCCACGTCCGGGGCCGATATCTCCAGGACTGGCTGGTCGATCCCGAGGCGCCGTGGGCCTGGCGTCTCGACGAGGAGATGGCGGGCTCGGGCGTGCTGGGCGATCTGGGCGCCCACACGGTCGACCTCGTCCGATTCCTGGTCGGCGACGACCAGCACGCGGGCGATATCGAGCGGCTCAGCGGCCACCTGCGGACGTTCGTCGACGAGCGTCCCGTCGGCGAGACTCCGGAGGAGTCTCGAGGAGACGGCGAAGCCGTCGAGACGCGTCCCGTAACCGTCGACGACGCCTACTCGGCCCAGCTCGAGTTCGCCAACGGCGCGATGGGGACCCTCGAGGCTACCCGGTACGCGACGGGCCACAAGAACGACCATACGATCGAGATCCAGGGCAGCGAGGGCAGTCTCCGGTTCTCCCTCGAGCGCCTGAACGAGCTCGAGGTGCTGCGCCGGGGCGAGAACCGCGGCTACGAGACGATCCTCGTGACCGACGCGGACGACCCCTACGTCGACCACTGGTGGCCGCCGGGCCACGTCATCGGCTGGGAGCACACGTTCGTCCACGAGAACTACGAACTGCTTTCCGCCGTCGAAAGCGGCGAGGAGTTCGAGCCCAGCTTCGAGGACGGGCTGGCCGCCCAGCGCGTCCTCGCGGCGATCGAGGACAGCGACGAGCGCGGCGAGTGGGTCGAGCTCGAGTGA
- a CDS encoding zinc-dependent alcohol dehydrogenase, with product MQALRWHGEQDVRVDDVPKPEIEEPTDAIVEITATAICGSDLHLYNDFMPGMQEGDILGHEPMGEVVEVGEEVDNLREGDRVVIPFTISCGSCWFCGNDMYSLCDETNPNAEMAAESMGHSPAGLFGFSHTLGGYDGGQAEYLRVPHADVGPIKIDSNLSDEDVLFLSDIYPTGYMAAENAEIEENDTVAVWGCGPVGQFAIQSAWMMGADQVIAIDRIPERLDMAQGHADTQVIDYSEEDVYDRLMDATDGYGPDRCIDAVGSEAHSTCVDTVPDEPDRPYVIQQAAKSCRKGGTLSIPGVYIDGMDDAPMGPIMNKALTINTGQTHVQAYLDELLETIEDGQIDPAEIITHTGDLDDGPEMYEKFNGKEDDCVKVVLEP from the coding sequence ATGCAAGCACTCCGCTGGCACGGCGAACAGGACGTCCGTGTCGACGACGTCCCCAAGCCCGAGATCGAGGAACCGACGGACGCGATCGTCGAGATCACCGCGACGGCGATCTGTGGCTCCGATCTGCACCTCTACAACGACTTCATGCCGGGGATGCAGGAGGGAGACATCTTAGGCCACGAGCCGATGGGCGAGGTCGTCGAGGTCGGCGAGGAGGTCGACAACCTCCGCGAGGGCGACCGCGTCGTTATCCCGTTCACGATCAGCTGTGGCTCCTGTTGGTTCTGCGGGAACGACATGTACTCGCTGTGTGACGAGACCAACCCCAACGCCGAGATGGCCGCTGAGTCGATGGGGCACTCCCCGGCCGGCCTCTTCGGCTTCTCGCACACGCTGGGCGGCTACGACGGCGGACAGGCCGAGTATCTGCGAGTGCCCCACGCCGACGTCGGCCCGATCAAGATCGACTCGAACCTCTCGGACGAGGACGTCCTGTTCCTCTCCGACATCTACCCGACGGGGTACATGGCCGCCGAGAACGCCGAGATCGAGGAGAACGACACGGTCGCGGTCTGGGGCTGTGGCCCCGTCGGCCAGTTCGCCATCCAGAGCGCCTGGATGATGGGCGCCGACCAGGTGATCGCCATCGACCGGATTCCCGAGCGGCTGGACATGGCCCAGGGTCACGCCGACACCCAGGTGATCGACTACTCCGAGGAGGACGTCTACGATCGCCTGATGGACGCGACCGACGGCTACGGGCCCGACCGGTGTATCGACGCCGTCGGCTCGGAAGCCCACTCGACCTGCGTCGACACCGTTCCCGACGAGCCCGACCGTCCCTACGTGATCCAACAGGCCGCAAAGTCCTGTCGCAAGGGCGGCACACTCTCGATCCCGGGCGTCTACATCGACGGGATGGACGACGCGCCGATGGGTCCGATCATGAACAAGGCCCTGACGATAAACACCGGCCAGACCCACGTCCAGGCCTACCTCGACGAACTGCTCGAGACGATCGAGGACGGCCAGATCGACCCCGCCGAGATCATCACCCACACGGGCGATCTCGACGACGGTCCCGAGATGTACGAGAAATTCAACGGGAAGGAGGACGACTGCGTCAAGGTCGTCCTCGAGCCCTAG
- the ilvA gene encoding threonine ammonia-lyase has product MSDRRISRDDVEAARDRIGDVVHRTPLDTSRTFAELSGAASVGLKLENVQRTGSFKIRGAYNRMAQLSEREREAGVIASSAGNHAQGVALAGDLLGIETTIVVPEVTPAAKIEATRGYGAEVIVEGEIYERSYEYALERAEETGKTFVHPFDDEAIIAGQGTVGLELLEQYPELDTVLVAIGGGGLISGIGTVLKAADPDVRVIGVQPEGALHAKPTLENDRIHELADVDTVAEGIADTRMLETTFANAREVVDGVVGVTDRELATAVTLLAERAKTVAETAGAAPLAAALSEETDLGDEHVAVVVSGGNVNLSEHAELTRTGLGELGRYAEARLAVAGWPTTVGDLVETVGSEGAALEVLERTRRGPDDHPNRVPVTVGLEGSGPQHLRGVLESLGELEDVAVVESDLE; this is encoded by the coding sequence GTGAGCGATCGCCGGATCTCCCGTGATGACGTCGAGGCCGCCCGCGATCGGATCGGCGACGTCGTCCACCGCACGCCGCTCGACACCTCGCGGACGTTCGCCGAGCTGAGCGGGGCCGCGTCGGTCGGGCTCAAGCTCGAGAACGTCCAGCGGACGGGCTCGTTCAAGATCCGGGGGGCGTACAACCGGATGGCCCAGCTCTCCGAGCGCGAACGAGAGGCGGGCGTGATCGCCTCGAGCGCGGGCAACCACGCCCAGGGCGTCGCGCTGGCGGGCGACCTCCTGGGGATCGAGACGACCATCGTCGTCCCCGAGGTCACCCCCGCGGCGAAGATCGAGGCCACCCGCGGCTACGGCGCCGAGGTGATCGTCGAGGGCGAGATCTACGAACGGTCCTACGAGTACGCCCTCGAGCGGGCCGAGGAGACGGGCAAGACGTTCGTCCACCCCTTCGACGACGAGGCGATCATCGCGGGCCAGGGAACCGTCGGCCTCGAGCTGCTCGAGCAGTACCCCGAGCTCGATACCGTCCTCGTCGCTATCGGCGGGGGCGGGCTGATCTCGGGGATCGGCACCGTCCTGAAGGCCGCCGACCCCGACGTTCGCGTGATCGGCGTCCAGCCCGAAGGGGCGCTCCACGCCAAACCCACCCTCGAGAACGACCGTATCCACGAACTCGCGGACGTCGACACCGTCGCGGAGGGGATCGCCGACACGCGGATGCTCGAGACCACCTTTGCGAACGCCCGCGAGGTCGTCGACGGCGTCGTCGGCGTCACGGACCGCGAGCTCGCGACCGCGGTCACCCTGCTCGCCGAGCGGGCGAAGACGGTCGCCGAGACCGCGGGCGCGGCCCCGCTGGCCGCCGCACTCTCCGAAGAAACCGACCTCGGGGACGAGCACGTCGCCGTCGTCGTCTCCGGGGGCAACGTCAACCTCTCCGAGCACGCCGAGCTGACCCGCACCGGGCTCGGGGAGCTCGGCCGCTACGCCGAGGCCCGGCTGGCGGTCGCGGGCTGGCCGACGACCGTCGGCGACCTCGTCGAGACCGTCGGGTCCGAGGGCGCGGCGCTGGAGGTCCTCGAGCGCACCCGTCGCGGGCCCGACGATCATCCGAACCGCGTTCCCGTGACCGTCGGGCTCGAGGGGAGCGGCCCGCAGCACCTCCGGGGCGTCCTCGAGTCGCTGGGGGAGCTCGAGGACGTCGCGGTCGTCGAGAGCGACCTCGAGTAG
- a CDS encoding amidohydrolase, which translates to MSEPIRNRLSAVRRDFHRHPEPAWREFYTTYRLVEELERIGVDELAVGADAYDPADRMAVPADERLEDWLTRAREWGADEDVLECMADGNTGAVAVLDRGEGPSIGLRVDIDGLFIEEADDGAHRPAAEGFRSRIDGAMHACGHDVHMTWGLAALEAITESDFSGKLVVFFQPAEEVSGGGCPMAKSRFADDLDYLIAAHVGLDHPTGEVVAGIEKPLAMCHLDVHIEGESAHAGKAPEEGANAMHAMGTAIENAYAIPRHSDGMTRVNVGYAEAGSASNVIAEKARMEAEARGETTELMEYVESRFERVVRSAAKLHDCEAEVDVVSRSPRADSDPELAAVVADVARGVDGIDRVVEQADFGASEDATFLMERVQEDGGLATYLIVGTDHPDSHHTPHFDVDERSLEHGAAVLVETIRALEDRGPRAGSRSSPATEGRR; encoded by the coding sequence ATGAGCGAACCGATCCGGAACCGACTCTCCGCCGTTCGCCGGGACTTCCACCGTCACCCGGAGCCCGCCTGGCGGGAGTTCTACACCACGTACCGCCTCGTCGAGGAGCTCGAGCGCATCGGCGTCGACGAGCTGGCCGTCGGCGCCGACGCCTACGATCCGGCCGACCGGATGGCCGTTCCCGCCGACGAGCGGCTCGAGGACTGGCTCACCCGCGCTCGCGAGTGGGGCGCCGACGAGGACGTCCTCGAGTGTATGGCCGACGGGAACACCGGCGCCGTCGCGGTGCTCGACCGCGGCGAGGGGCCGTCGATCGGCCTGCGCGTCGACATCGACGGGCTGTTCATCGAAGAGGCGGACGACGGTGCACACCGTCCAGCCGCCGAGGGCTTTCGCTCGAGGATCGACGGCGCGATGCACGCCTGCGGCCACGACGTCCACATGACCTGGGGGCTCGCGGCGCTGGAAGCGATCACGGAGAGCGACTTTTCGGGCAAACTCGTCGTCTTCTTCCAGCCCGCCGAGGAGGTCAGCGGCGGGGGGTGTCCGATGGCAAAGAGCCGCTTCGCCGACGATCTGGACTACCTGATCGCGGCCCACGTCGGCCTCGATCACCCGACGGGCGAGGTCGTCGCCGGGATCGAGAAACCGCTCGCGATGTGTCACCTCGACGTCCACATCGAGGGGGAGTCGGCCCACGCGGGCAAGGCGCCCGAGGAGGGGGCCAACGCCATGCACGCGATGGGGACCGCGATCGAGAACGCCTACGCGATCCCGCGCCACAGCGACGGGATGACCCGCGTCAACGTCGGCTACGCCGAGGCCGGCAGCGCGAGCAACGTTATCGCCGAGAAGGCCCGCATGGAGGCCGAGGCACGCGGCGAGACGACCGAGCTGATGGAGTACGTCGAATCGCGGTTCGAGCGGGTCGTCCGCTCGGCGGCGAAACTACACGACTGCGAGGCCGAGGTCGACGTCGTCAGCAGGTCCCCGCGGGCCGACAGCGATCCCGAACTCGCCGCCGTGGTCGCCGACGTCGCCCGCGGCGTCGACGGGATCGACCGCGTCGTCGAGCAGGCCGACTTCGGCGCGAGCGAGGACGCGACCTTCCTGATGGAGCGGGTCCAGGAGGACGGCGGACTCGCAACCTATCTGATCGTCGGCACCGATCACCCCGATAGCCACCACACGCCCCACTTCGACGTCGACGAGCGCAGCCTCGAGCACGGCGCCGCCGTCCTCGTCGAGACGATCCGAGCGCTCGAGGATCGAGGGCCTCGAGCGGGATCGCGGTCGTCACCGGCGACGGAGGGGAGGCGGTGA
- a CDS encoding NAD(P)-dependent oxidoreductase, with the protein MSKPDIVVLREGTEGLSMESYAETLRERLPEATVELARTPKEERELVPQARIVTGVTIEEELLEDADRLELFACTFAGTDHVPMDALAEHGVVVTNASGIHAPGIAEQSIANMLVFARNLHEGWRRKSNGEWRHFQSREFTDSTVTVVGLGSIGQEIVQRLEGFSVETIGIRYTPEKGGPTDEILSFEEDDVHEAFSRSEYVVLACPLNDLTRNLVDEDALATLPPEAVIVNAARGGIIDTDALVSALQFNGIRGAALDVTDPEPLPNDHELWGLENCLITPHTGGHTPKHWDRLADIVATNVDALEDGRGFENVVFRPDSS; encoded by the coding sequence ATGAGCAAGCCAGATATCGTCGTCCTCCGCGAGGGGACGGAAGGACTCTCGATGGAATCGTACGCCGAAACGCTGCGCGAGCGCCTCCCCGAGGCGACCGTCGAACTCGCCCGCACGCCGAAGGAAGAACGGGAGCTCGTCCCGCAGGCCCGGATCGTAACGGGGGTCACGATCGAGGAGGAGCTGCTCGAGGACGCGGATCGCCTCGAGCTGTTCGCGTGTACGTTCGCCGGCACCGACCACGTGCCGATGGACGCGCTGGCCGAACACGGCGTGGTCGTCACGAACGCGAGCGGAATCCACGCGCCGGGCATCGCCGAGCAGTCGATCGCGAACATGCTCGTCTTCGCGCGGAACCTCCACGAGGGGTGGCGGCGCAAATCGAACGGCGAGTGGCGCCACTTCCAGTCCCGCGAGTTCACCGACAGCACCGTCACCGTCGTCGGTCTCGGCTCGATCGGCCAGGAGATCGTCCAGCGACTCGAGGGCTTTTCCGTAGAGACGATCGGCATCCGCTACACCCCCGAGAAGGGCGGACCCACCGACGAGATCCTGAGTTTCGAGGAGGACGACGTCCACGAGGCGTTCTCGCGCAGCGAGTACGTCGTGCTCGCCTGCCCGCTGAACGACCTCACTCGCAACCTCGTCGACGAGGACGCGCTGGCGACGCTGCCGCCCGAGGCCGTGATCGTCAACGCGGCACGGGGCGGCATTATCGACACCGACGCGCTCGTCTCGGCGCTACAGTTCAACGGGATCCGGGGCGCCGCCCTCGACGTCACCGACCCCGAACCGCTCCCCAACGACCACGAGCTCTGGGGCCTCGAGAACTGCCTGATCACGCCCCACACGGGCGGCCACACGCCGAAACACTGGGATCGGCTGGCCGACATCGTCGCGACGAACGTCGACGCGCTCGAGGACGGGCGCGGATTCGAAAACGTCGTGTTCCGTCCGGACTCGAGTTGA
- a CDS encoding FAD-binding and (Fe-S)-binding domain-containing protein produces MASDDTRSATDHGDRTTTDHSDQTAAPEDVQLGPPDDPRAEDPAADSRADYDYVGGGIDRPKLVSDLRRRIDGEVRFDEYSRQLYATDASAYEMTPIGVVLPRSTEDVASVVAYCADREIPVLPRGGGTSLAGQAVNEAVVLDFTTHMGDLLEIDPDGQRATAQAGAVLAELNDELEPHGLKFAPDPAAGNRSAVGGAVGNNSTGAHSLQYGKTDAYVESCEVVLADGSVERFGEVTVATLRERAGPDGSLFERIHEALRRVIDEESEAIAEAYPQLKRNVSGYNLDRLVAEAYGRPDAFDENSGDSVDIDGEPDPDATVNLARVFAGSEGTLGVLTEVEVSLEPIPETTSVALLTYEDLLEAMADVDTIVRNHDPAAIEAIDDVLIDLAERTEEFADVVAKLPAGTETALLVEFYAEDDDHGREQVAELLADRLPDDTVPDPTADEDDTDAAGNATASGDPVRAFDALEAHAPDERAELWKLRKSAAPILLSRTSDAKHISFIEDTAVPTENLADYVADFKEVLADHDTFASFYAHAGPGCMHMRPLVDTKSEAGLEEFESLADAVTDLVVEYGGSVSGEHGDGHARTQWNRKLYGEDVWERFRDLKSAFDPDWLLNPGTVCGDHRMTEHLRFDPDYEFEAGFEPALRWENENGFQGMAELCHGCGGCRSDQETTGGVMCPTYRAAEEESLSTRGRANMLRQAMSGDLEAEATDTEFLAEIMDLCIGCKGCARDCPSEVDMAKLKAEVEHAAHQEGGVGLRERLFANVDRLNAVGSALAPVSNWAASLPGSGLVAETVLGIARERDLPSFADESLADWFDARGSRVDPAEADRKVLLVPDAYTNYNHPRAGKATVQVLETAGVHVRIPEDVTATGRPAHSKGFLDVSRERARTNVEALAPSVEDGWEVVVVEPSDAVMLQSDYLDLLAGPDVEAVAESTYGVMEYLERFDLVDRLPTAAPGEALTYHGHCHQKATKKDGHAASVLETVGYEVDALDSGCCGMAGSFGYEAEHYSLSRKIGDVLLEQIDGSDGETVVAPGASCRSQIAGYDNHEEPPHPIEKVSEALSRNPDR; encoded by the coding sequence ATGGCCAGCGACGACACCCGGTCGGCAACCGACCACGGTGACCGGACGACGACCGATCACAGCGATCAGACCGCGGCCCCCGAGGACGTGCAGTTGGGGCCGCCCGACGATCCGCGAGCCGAGGATCCCGCCGCCGACTCGAGGGCCGACTACGACTACGTCGGCGGTGGGATCGACCGCCCGAAACTCGTCTCCGACCTCCGGCGACGGATCGACGGCGAGGTCCGCTTCGACGAGTACAGCCGCCAGCTGTACGCGACCGACGCCAGCGCCTACGAGATGACGCCGATCGGCGTCGTCCTCCCCCGATCGACCGAGGACGTCGCCAGCGTCGTCGCCTACTGCGCCGACCGGGAGATTCCGGTGTTGCCGCGGGGCGGGGGAACGAGCCTCGCGGGCCAGGCGGTCAACGAGGCCGTCGTCCTCGATTTTACCACGCATATGGGCGACCTCCTCGAGATCGATCCCGACGGACAGCGGGCGACCGCGCAGGCGGGGGCCGTTCTCGCCGAACTCAACGACGAGCTCGAGCCCCACGGGCTGAAGTTCGCGCCCGACCCCGCCGCGGGGAACCGCAGCGCGGTCGGCGGCGCCGTCGGCAACAACTCCACGGGCGCCCACTCGCTGCAGTACGGCAAAACCGACGCCTACGTCGAATCCTGCGAGGTCGTCCTCGCGGACGGCTCCGTCGAACGGTTCGGCGAGGTCACGGTTGCGACGCTGCGCGAGCGGGCCGGTCCCGATGGATCCCTGTTCGAGCGCATTCACGAGGCACTCAGACGGGTGATCGACGAGGAGAGCGAGGCGATCGCCGAGGCGTACCCGCAACTGAAACGCAACGTCTCGGGGTACAACCTCGATCGGCTCGTCGCGGAGGCCTACGGCCGTCCCGACGCCTTCGACGAGAACAGCGGCGACTCCGTCGACATCGACGGCGAACCCGACCCCGACGCGACGGTCAACCTCGCGCGGGTCTTCGCGGGCAGCGAGGGGACGCTGGGCGTGCTCACAGAGGTCGAGGTCTCCCTCGAGCCGATCCCCGAGACGACGTCGGTCGCACTGCTGACCTACGAGGACCTGCTCGAGGCGATGGCCGACGTCGACACCATCGTGCGGAACCACGACCCCGCGGCGATCGAGGCGATCGACGACGTGTTGATCGACCTCGCCGAGCGAACCGAGGAGTTCGCCGACGTCGTCGCGAAGCTGCCTGCGGGCACCGAGACCGCACTGCTCGTGGAGTTCTACGCCGAGGACGACGACCACGGCCGCGAGCAGGTCGCGGAGCTGCTGGCCGATCGGCTGCCCGACGATACCGTCCCGGATCCGACCGCGGACGAGGACGACACGGACGCCGCGGGGAACGCGACCGCCTCCGGCGACCCCGTCCGCGCTTTCGACGCGCTCGAGGCCCACGCGCCCGACGAGCGCGCCGAGCTCTGGAAGCTCCGCAAGAGCGCGGCGCCGATCCTCCTCTCGCGCACGTCGGACGCAAAACACATCTCCTTCATCGAGGACACCGCGGTCCCGACCGAGAACCTCGCGGACTACGTCGCCGACTTCAAGGAAGTGCTCGCCGATCACGACACGTTCGCGAGCTTCTACGCCCACGCGGGACCGGGCTGTATGCACATGCGACCGCTGGTCGACACGAAAAGCGAGGCCGGACTCGAGGAGTTCGAATCCCTCGCCGACGCGGTAACGGATCTGGTCGTCGAGTACGGCGGCTCGGTGTCGGGCGAGCACGGCGACGGCCACGCCCGCACCCAGTGGAACCGCAAGCTGTACGGCGAGGACGTCTGGGAGCGCTTCCGTGATCTGAAGTCGGCGTTCGACCCCGACTGGCTGCTGAACCCGGGCACGGTCTGTGGCGATCATCGGATGACCGAGCACCTGCGGTTCGACCCCGACTACGAGTTCGAGGCCGGCTTCGAGCCCGCCCTGCGCTGGGAGAACGAGAACGGCTTCCAGGGGATGGCCGAACTCTGTCACGGCTGCGGGGGCTGTCGCAGCGACCAGGAGACCACCGGCGGCGTCATGTGTCCGACCTACCGCGCGGCCGAGGAGGAGAGTCTCAGTACGCGGGGCCGAGCGAACATGCTCCGCCAGGCGATGAGCGGCGACCTCGAGGCCGAGGCCACCGACACGGAGTTCCTCGCCGAGATTATGGATCTCTGTATCGGCTGCAAGGGCTGTGCGCGGGACTGTCCGAGCGAGGTCGACATGGCCAAGCTCAAAGCCGAGGTCGAACACGCCGCCCACCAGGAAGGCGGCGTCGGGCTCCGCGAGCGCCTGTTCGCGAACGTCGATCGGCTCAACGCCGTCGGCTCCGCGCTGGCGCCTGTCTCGAACTGGGCCGCGTCGCTGCCCGGGTCCGGGCTCGTCGCCGAGACGGTCCTCGGGATCGCTCGCGAGCGGGACCTCCCGTCGTTCGCCGACGAGAGCCTGGCGGACTGGTTCGACGCTCGAGGGTCGCGAGTCGATCCCGCAGAAGCCGACCGCAAGGTCCTGCTCGTCCCCGACGCCTACACCAACTACAACCACCCGCGGGCCGGGAAGGCGACGGTACAGGTCCTCGAGACCGCAGGCGTCCACGTCCGGATCCCCGAGGACGTGACGGCGACCGGCCGTCCAGCCCACTCGAAGGGCTTTCTCGACGTCTCTCGCGAGCGCGCTCGGACGAACGTCGAGGCGCTCGCTCCCTCCGTCGAGGACGGCTGGGAGGTCGTCGTCGTCGAGCCCTCCGACGCCGTCATGCTCCAGTCGGACTACCTCGACCTGCTCGCGGGCCCCGACGTCGAGGCCGTCGCCGAGAGCACCTACGGTGTCATGGAGTATCTCGAGCGGTTCGATCTGGTCGATCGGCTCCCGACCGCAGCGCCCGGCGAGGCGCTGACCTACCACGGCCACTGCCACCAGAAGGCGACGAAGAAGGACGGCCACGCGGCGAGCGTCCTCGAGACCGTCGGCTACGAGGTCGACGCGCTCGACTCGGGCTGTTGTGGGATGGCCGGCTCCTTCGGCTACGAGGCCGAACACTACTCGCTCAGCCGGAAGATCGGCGACGTTCTCCTCGAACAGATCGACGGCAGCGACGGCGAGACGGTCGTCGCCCCCGGCGCGTCCTGCCGGAGCCAGATCGCGGGCTACGACAACCACGAGGAGCCACCCCACCCGATTGAGAAGGTCTCCGAGGCGCTGTCGCGTAATCCGGATCGCTAA
- a CDS encoding helix-turn-helix domain-containing protein — MPISIDEFDEYESRDQHDTNARRVVRFLAENHEQAFKATEIAEATEVNENSIQPVLNRLRSRGLVRHKQPYWAIGDLERVRNAFVFRSTTEFLDEKLGTESREDWLTAAKADDE; from the coding sequence GTGCCGATCAGCATCGACGAGTTCGACGAGTACGAATCACGAGACCAACACGACACGAACGCGCGACGAGTCGTTCGGTTCCTCGCCGAAAATCACGAGCAGGCGTTCAAAGCGACCGAGATCGCCGAGGCGACCGAAGTGAACGAAAACTCGATCCAACCCGTACTCAACCGCCTCCGTTCGCGTGGGCTGGTTCGTCACAAGCAGCCGTACTGGGCGATCGGTGACCTCGAGCGCGTTCGAAACGCGTTCGTCTTCCGCTCGACAACCGAGTTCCTCGACGAGAAACTCGGTACGGAGAGCCGCGAAGACTGGCTGACCGCCGCGAAAGCCGACGACGAATGA
- a CDS encoding VOC family protein yields MNLTGIDHVVLTVEDVDRTCAFYEALGAEVVTFDDGRTGERRALRFGDQKINLHPVDTDVEHVAAAPTPGAGDCCLLTETPIAEVEARLRECDVEIVEGPVERTGAVGRLESVYVRDPDGNLVEIGRYEDD; encoded by the coding sequence GTGAACCTCACCGGGATCGACCACGTCGTGCTCACCGTCGAGGACGTCGACCGAACCTGCGCGTTCTACGAGGCGCTCGGTGCCGAGGTGGTCACCTTCGACGACGGACGGACGGGCGAGCGGCGGGCGCTACGGTTCGGCGACCAGAAGATCAACCTCCACCCCGTCGACACGGACGTCGAGCACGTCGCCGCGGCGCCGACCCCCGGTGCGGGCGATTGCTGTCTGCTGACCGAGACGCCGATCGCCGAGGTCGAGGCACGCCTCCGCGAGTGCGACGTCGAGATCGTCGAGGGGCCGGTCGAACGAACCGGTGCCGTCGGCCGACTCGAGTCGGTGTACGTCAGGGATCCGGACGGCAATCTGGTCGAGATCGGGCGGTACGAGGACGACTGA